CCCTCTTTTTCCAGTCCGGCAATGGTCGGCTCCAGAATATGCTCCTGGATCATTTTCATGGTAGCCTCATCGATAAAATTGACCGGACTGTAGGCGCCCATTCCGCCGGTATTGGGGCCGGTGTCGCCATCGCCGACCCGTTTATGATCTTGCGAGGGAAGCATAACCTTGACCGTTTTCCCATCGGTAAAGGCCATAACCGAGACTTCCTGCCCCTCAAGAAAAGTCTCCACGACGACACTGCTGCCGGCATCACCGAATACTTTCTGAACCATGATTTTTTCGATGGCCTGAACCGCCTCCTCGGCGTTCTGGGCCACAACTACTCCCTTTCCGGCCGCCAGCCCGCTGGCTTTTATCACAATCGGCATGGCTGCCGCCCGCACAAAAGCGATCGCCTCCGACATTTCCGTAAAAATCTGGAAAGATGCGGTTGGGATATGGTATTTCCGCATAAACTCTTTGGCAAAAGCCTTGGAACCATCAATCTCGGCTGCCACCTGCGAGGGGCCGAAAATCCGCAGGTCGCGACGATTGAATTCATCAACAATACCAAGCGTAAGAGGGAGTTCCGGGCCGACGACGGTGAGGTCGATACTGGTTTTCTGGGCAAAATCAGCCAGTTTGTTTATGTCATCGGCCTTGATATCCACCGATTCGGCGATCAGGCTGATACCGGCGTTGCCGGGAGCGGCAAAAATCTTACTGACCAGGGGGGACTGCTTGAGTTTCCAGATGATGGCATGTTCACGCCCGCCCGATCCGACAACTAATATTTTCATAATGGTTTTCCTAAAAAAATTTAAACCTTAATTATAAGGAATTAGATCAATTTATCAATATGTTTTTTGAGGCGGGCGCGGTTGGAAGAGGTATTATCTTTTGGGCGGATTGTCACATTTTCCGAATCACATATTAACCTGTCGAGCCGATCAACTGATATTTTCACTTGACATCTGAACATTTGTGCAGTAGAATAATTATGAAAAGTGAAAACAGACGTTTGGGTTGTCAAACCGACCAAACGATAGGCCATAAGGAGGTAACTTGACTGTCAGAGAAAAGTTAACCAGGCGGCAGAAAGAGATTCTCGAATATATCGAGAAGATGATCACCGAGTACGGCAAGTCGCCGACCATTCGGGAGATAGGGGAGAAGTTTAATATCAGTTCCACCAACGGGGTCCGCTCGCACCTCGAGGTGCTGCTGAAAAAGGGGTATATCCGGCGGCAGAAACTTATTTCGCGCGGGATTGAACTGGTGCGAAACATGGCTGGCCCGATCAAGCGGATTCCTCTGGTTGGAGCGGTTCCGGCCGGTAATCCCCTGACCGCGATCGAAA
This is a stretch of genomic DNA from Candidatus Zixiibacteriota bacterium. It encodes these proteins:
- the purD gene encoding phosphoribosylamine--glycine ligase yields the protein MKILVVGSGGREHAIIWKLKQSPLVSKIFAAPGNAGISLIAESVDIKADDINKLADFAQKTSIDLTVVGPELPLTLGIVDEFNRRDLRIFGPSQVAAEIDGSKAFAKEFMRKYHIPTASFQIFTEMSEAIAFVRAAAMPIVIKASGLAAGKGVVVAQNAEEAVQAIEKIMVQKVFGDAGSSVVVETFLEGQEVSVMAFTDGKTVKVMLPSQDHKRVGDGDTGPNTGGMGAYSPVNFIDEATMKMIQEHILEPTIAGLEKEGRNYKGVLYAGLIMTPAGPKVMEFNCRFGDPETQAVLPLLNSDLADIFIAIVDGNLSIIDELDWNPGAAACVVLASRGYPEKAETGKRIFGLRNYSDMNCYLFHSGTRRDGKNWITAGGRVVGLTAVDHDLPSALARAYDVIDNIKFEGMIFRTDIGAKATSRMKSYGI